One region of Sulfurihydrogenibium sp. genomic DNA includes:
- the map gene encoding type I methionyl aminopeptidase yields the protein MIELKTKEEIEKLRIANIHVAEILNLLTEYVKPGVSAAELDEIAFNECKKRNVRPAFLGLYGFPASLCVSINEEVVHGIPRKDKIIKEGDIVSLDFGVEYEGWYGDAAITVAVGDISERKQRLIEGVKSALDKAIELCHPGNNLKDIARAIEETLKSYKLTPVCTYGGHGIGRKPHEEPHVTNCLSNAENIELKPGMVLAIEPMAYLGKGKIRKLKDNWTIVTTDKTHAAHFEHSVAITENGPYVLSKI from the coding sequence ATGATAGAGTTAAAAACCAAAGAAGAGATTGAGAAGTTAAGGATTGCCAACATACATGTGGCAGAAATTTTAAATTTATTAACTGAATATGTAAAGCCCGGGGTTAGTGCTGCTGAGCTTGACGAAATTGCTTTCAATGAATGTAAAAAACGAAATGTCAGACCTGCCTTTTTAGGCTTGTATGGTTTTCCGGCTTCATTATGTGTTTCAATAAATGAAGAAGTTGTACATGGTATTCCAAGGAAGGATAAAATCATAAAAGAAGGCGATATAGTAAGTCTTGATTTTGGTGTAGAATATGAGGGCTGGTATGGTGATGCTGCCATAACGGTTGCAGTTGGCGATATCAGTGAGAGAAAGCAAAGATTAATAGAAGGTGTCAAATCAGCATTGGATAAAGCTATTGAACTTTGTCACCCGGGCAATAATTTAAAGGATATAGCAAGAGCTATAGAAGAAACATTAAAAAGTTATAAATTAACACCTGTTTGTACTTATGGCGGGCATGGTATAGGTAGAAAGCCCCATGAAGAACCTCATGTTACAAACTGTTTATCAAATGCAGAAAATATTGAACTAAAACCGGGAATGGTTTTAGCTATTGAACCGATGGCTTACTTAGGAAAAGGGAAAATTAGAAAATTAAAGGATAATTGGACTATAGTTACAACTGATAAAACACATGCAGCCCATTTTGAACATAGTGTAGCAATTACAGAAAATGGACCATATGTTTTATCAAAAATTTAA
- the infA gene encoding translation initiation factor IF-1 — translation MGKKKEGQEKEKGIVLEGTVLEALPNAMFKVQLETGHEVLAHVSGKMRMHFIKILPGDKVKVELSPYDLTRGRIIFRV, via the coding sequence ATGGGAAAGAAAAAAGAAGGTCAAGAAAAGGAAAAAGGAATAGTTTTAGAAGGTACGGTTTTAGAAGCCTTACCTAATGCTATGTTTAAAGTCCAATTAGAAACAGGGCATGAAGTATTAGCCCACGTTTCAGGTAAGATGAGAATGCACTTCATAAAAATACTTCCGGGTGATAAAGTTAAAGTTGAATTATCGCCCTATGATTTAACCAGAGGAAGAATTATATTTAGAGTTTAA
- the rpmJ gene encoding 50S ribosomal protein L36, which translates to MKVRASVKPRCEKCKIIRRKGRVMVVCENPKHKQKQG; encoded by the coding sequence ATGAAAGTTAGAGCATCCGTTAAACCAAGATGCGAGAAATGTAAGATTATAAGAAGAAAGGGTAGAGTTATGGTTGTTTGTGAAAATCCAAAGCATAAACAAAAACAAGGTTAA
- the rpsM gene encoding 30S ribosomal protein S13 gives MARIAGVDLPDRKRLEIALTYIYGIGKSRAKEILEKTGIDGMKRVGELTPDELNTIRRFIEQNYKVEGDLRREVSLAIKRLIDIGCYRGVRHRLGLPVRGQRTRTNAKTRKGKRKK, from the coding sequence ATGGCACGTATAGCAGGCGTAGATTTACCGGATAGAAAAAGGTTAGAGATTGCCTTAACTTACATTTATGGAATTGGTAAGTCAAGAGCCAAGGAAATCTTAGAGAAAACTGGAATCGATGGAATGAAAAGAGTTGGAGAATTGACTCCAGACGAATTAAATACAATCAGAAGATTTATAGAACAAAATTATAAAGTTGAGGGTGACCTTAGAAGGGAAGTATCTCTTGCAATTAAAAGACTTATTGATATAGGTTGCTATAGAGGAGTAAGGCATAGATTAGGCCTTCCTGTTAGAGGCCAAAGAACAAGAACTAATGCAAAAACAAGAAAAGGAAAAAGAAAAAAGTAA
- the rpsK gene encoding 30S ribosomal protein S11 produces MAKKRKTVKKVKRTVTSGIVHVQSTFNNTIVTITDKEGNTLTWASGGTEGFKGTRKSTPYAAQLAAQKAAKKAMDEYGLKEVEVWVKGPGAGREPAIRTLAAMGLTIKAIRDVTPIPHNGCRPPSKRRV; encoded by the coding sequence ATGGCAAAAAAAAGAAAGACTGTTAAAAAAGTAAAAAGAACGGTAACATCTGGAATTGTTCATGTCCAATCTACGTTTAACAATACAATTGTGACTATTACTGATAAAGAAGGAAATACCTTAACATGGGCATCAGGTGGTACAGAAGGTTTTAAGGGAACAAGAAAAAGTACTCCATATGCTGCTCAACTTGCAGCTCAAAAAGCAGCAAAAAAGGCTATGGATGAATATGGATTGAAAGAAGTTGAAGTATGGGTTAAAGGTCCTGGCGCCGGTAGAGAACCTGCTATAAGAACATTAGCTGCGATGGGACTTACCATTAAAGCGATTAGAGATGTTACACCTATACCTCACAACGGATGTCGTCCACCAAGTAAAAGGAGGGTTTAA
- the rpsD gene encoding 30S ribosomal protein S4: MGRYIGPWTKISRRLGVFVGGDLESFQKRNFPPGQHGRIQGRKKLSDYGVRLQEKQKLRFLYGGIREGQFRRYFERASKAAGNTGTVLLQLLERRLDNVVYRLGFAKTRLQARQLVKHGHFLVNGKKVDIPSYEVDKGDIIEVREKSKKLALFKENLESRDPRSIPKWLELDKDNLRGKVVEIPEEIELEIPVNVQYIIEYYSM, encoded by the coding sequence ATGGGTAGATATATAGGACCATGGACAAAAATCAGTAGAAGATTAGGAGTTTTTGTTGGTGGTGATTTAGAATCCTTTCAAAAGAGAAATTTCCCACCAGGTCAACATGGTAGAATTCAAGGAAGAAAAAAACTTTCAGACTATGGAGTTAGATTACAAGAAAAACAAAAATTAAGATTTCTATACGGTGGAATTAGAGAAGGGCAATTTAGAAGATATTTTGAGAGAGCCTCTAAAGCAGCTGGAAATACTGGTACAGTATTGTTACAATTGCTTGAAAGAAGACTTGATAATGTTGTATACAGACTTGGTTTTGCGAAAACAAGACTTCAGGCAAGACAATTGGTTAAACATGGCCATTTCTTAGTAAATGGAAAAAAGGTAGATATTCCATCTTACGAAGTTGACAAAGGTGATATTATTGAAGTTAGAGAAAAAAGTAAAAAGTTAGCACTTTTTAAAGAAAATTTAGAAAGCAGAGACCCTCGTTCTATTCCAAAATGGTTAGAGCTCGATAAAGATAATCTTAGAGGCAAGGTTGTTGAAATTCCAGAAGAAATTGAATTAGAAATTCCAGTTAACGTTCAGTACATCATTGAGTACTACTCAATGTAA